The Verrucomicrobium spinosum DSM 4136 = JCM 18804 DNA segment GGACGAGGGCAATCAAAACGACTCGCTCAACAACAGCCAGACCATCACGAAGGATTTCTTCTCCGCCGTGGCGAGGATTGATGTGGACAAGAAACCCGGCAGCCTGCCGCCCAACGCCCATGCGGCGGTGGTCCTGACGGGAGGGGTGGCGGGCTACGCCATTCCTCCGGACAATCCCTATGTGGGGGCGACTACCTTCAATGGGGTGACCATCGCCAACACCTCAGCGATTCGCACGGAGTTCTGGGCGGTGGGCTTTCGCAACCCGTGGCGCTTCTCCATTGACTCTCTGACCGGTGAACTCTGGCTGGCGGATGTGGGGCAGGACACCTACGAGGAGATCGACATCGTGGCCAAAGGAGGCAACTACGGCTGGGCCTACCGGGAGGGGGCACACAGCGGAGCCAAGTCGGGCCAGGCCCCGGTGAATTTTGACTCCTTGTACCATACACCACCGCTCTATGAGTATGTGCACACCGGTGTGAGCGGCGGGGACGCGAACTTCAAGGGCAACTCCGTCTCGGGCGGTGTGGTGTACCGTGGTACGCGCCATTCCAACCTCATCGGCGCTTACATCTTCTCCGATCACGTGTCCGGACATATCTGGAGCCTGGTACGCAATGCAACGGGACCCCCGACCGTCACCCGCATCGCGGGCGAAGGCAATGTCGTGGCGTTTGGCAAAGATCCTTCCAACCAGGATGTGCTGCTGGTGGACCACAATGACGGCCGTCTGCTGCGCCTGACCTCCACTGCAGGCACGGGCACCTATCCAGACACGCTGAGTGCCACGGGCCTCTTTGCGGATCTGACCGATCTGTCTCCCTCACCTGGTCTGTTGCCCTATGTGCCGAATCTGGCCTTCTGGAGCGATCATGCGGTGAAGAGCCGCTGGTTCAGCATTCCCACCGCTGGGGTCGCCATGACCTGGAGCCGGGACGGGCAGTGGACCTTCCCCGACGGCCAGATCTGGGTGAAGCACTTCGATCTGCCGCTCAACCGTGATAATCCCACTACGAAGAAGCGGCTGGAAACACGGGTGCTGGTGAAGAACGCCTCAGGGGCTTACGGCGTGAGCTACCGCTGGAACGATGCTGGGACGGAGGCCACCCTGGTGCCGGATGCGGGTGTGGAGTTTGATGTCAACATCACCGTGGGAGGCAATCCGGCTGTGCAGCGGTGGCGCATTCCCAGCCGCGCCGAGTGCATGATCTGCCACACCTCCCAGGCAGGGCATGCGTTGTCCTTCAGCACCCGCCAGCTCAACCTTTCCCAGACGGTGAACGGCTTCAGCGGGAACCTGCTCACCCTGCTCAGTGGCGCAGGTTATTTCACCAATACCCCGGAAGCGCCCAATGTACTGCCCCGGCACGTGCGCCTTGATGAAGTCAGTCAGCCGGTGGAATCCCGCGTCCGCAGCTATCTGGCGGTGAACTGCGCCTACTGTCACATGGCGGGGGGCTCTGCGGCACCCGCCGCATGGGATGGCCGCATTGAACTGGCATTGGACCAGACCGGGCTCATCAACGGCACTGCTGTGAACAACGGCGGCAGCACCGCCAACAAGCT contains these protein-coding regions:
- a CDS encoding PQQ-dependent sugar dehydrogenase — encoded protein: MKLPRPLLSHGLASVGLLVFAFGFQLQAAPPVAVNDSVVMHHLQKARIAALANDTGNVSSPTVAIMQAPQWGSAVADSSGRILYTHQSGTPASDSFTYRVTSAEGTSNAATVTVAFSNSLRISGGFNIPATPPPLAVQLTPVVTGLASPTAIATPPGETRRVFVCQKGGLLRLVQDITASTPAVSTFLNLANVLTLRGESLSTTSEQGLLGLAFHPNYATNRYFYLFYSVTAGGITYERVSRFTTSTTDPNLADAGSEVVLIQQRDDASNHNGGDLHFGPDGYLYISLGDEGNQNDSLNNSQTITKDFFSAVARIDVDKKPGSLPPNAHAAVVLTGGVAGYAIPPDNPYVGATTFNGVTIANTSAIRTEFWAVGFRNPWRFSIDSLTGELWLADVGQDTYEEIDIVAKGGNYGWAYREGAHSGAKSGQAPVNFDSLYHTPPLYEYVHTGVSGGDANFKGNSVSGGVVYRGTRHSNLIGAYIFSDHVSGHIWSLVRNATGPPTVTRIAGEGNVVAFGKDPSNQDVLLVDHNDGRLLRLTSTAGTGTYPDTLSATGLFADLTDLSPSPGLLPYVPNLAFWSDHAVKSRWFSIPTAGVAMTWSRDGQWTFPDGQIWVKHFDLPLNRDNPTTKKRLETRVLVKNASGAYGVSYRWNDAGTEATLVPDAGVEFDVNITVGGNPAVQRWRIPSRAECMICHTSQAGHALSFSTRQLNLSQTVNGFSGNLLTLLSGAGYFTNTPEAPNVLPRHVRLDEVSQPVESRVRSYLAVNCAYCHMAGGSAAPAAWDGRIELALDQTGLINGTAVNNGGSTANKLVVPGDTAHSVLLNRVAVTNGFTRMPPIGSNQLDTQGIDLLTTWINSSLPARQTFADWRLQQFGSSNSTNGDPLADPDNDGVNNKAEYLASTSPLDGASFFKVEPAVTGPAGDTITVTFSVPPNRSAVVETSTNLSDWFYWDVPGNSGLPQAGGPVTLTGPVEGSRQFFRVRLREH